The genomic region CCTACATTCTATCCCGATCAAACTAATTTATAATCCTGTGGATTGTGTTGTCACCAATTTCTTTCAATAAGTATGTGATCTGCAATCTTCATTTAAGCCAAACCTTAAAATCAGAAAAAACTCAACATTGGGAATTAGCAGCTTCTCATTGTTCAGAATTAACAACAGTGTTTCTACTGCTATGAGATTCAATCTAAACTTTTACCTGTTCTTTTCCTTGTCTTTACATGAAGTACAGAAAGATAAATTTCAAACAAACATTCATTTAGGATTGTTTGCCACAAACTGTTCACAGGTAACACACCTTGTTGTGACAGGCCATCTCACATGGGAGCAAGCGCTTGAGGGGAGATCCAAATGCTTTTTCCACAATTCGGATCGAGCGAACAAGTTCCTGGAGTTCACAGGGCTCCAGTGAAGCTTGGTGATCATTACCCTTCCAGGTTTTATCCATGGTCACGTGACGTTCCAGAACTTTAGCTCCCATTGCCACTGCTGCTATGCTTATGGCAATCCCAGTTTCATGGCCAGAGTATCCTATTGGAATATCTGGAAATTCTTTTTTGTATTCCTGAAAGCAGGAAGAAAGAAATAGCACCAATCCGCAGAACTACAATTCCACTTAACATTAGCTAAATGTGTGTCAGATAAAAAAAAGTGTCTTTGTTACCAATTGCCAGTGTGGTCAGCAGAAGTCTTATTGTACAGGGATAGTCCCTGCTCCATACCCCTGTCATTATCACAAGATGGGGATCTCAGGTAAACTAGTGTTCACTTGTCAGTACCCTTCTACAAATAGCAGCCAGGATTTTGCTAGTGAGGTAGAGTGTTGAGAATAGCAGGAGAAGCATTATGTAAAATTGATTGGAGACTTTTCTgatggatgttgccagaacttaagggtctgagttatagggagaggttagacaaacTAGAACCTTTCTCTTGAGTATAGGAGACCAatgggaggatcttatagaagtgtattaTATCAGAGGTGCATGGACAggggctttttcccagggtttaaGAATCATGGACTAgacagcatcagtttaaggttagaagggaaagaataaaagggaacctgaggagcaatgtTTTTCTTTTACACAGGGTGTTACACATAGGAAATGAGCTGCCAACCAAgttggttgaggcaggtacattaacatttaaaaggcatttggataaatatatgcaCAGGAAACattaaggatatgggccaagtgcagagaatGGGATTAttgtggatgggcattttggtgggcatggaccagtttgggctgaagaaccggtctgtgctgtaggactgaCTATCACATACTCTCTAACCTATATTCAAAGGCTAATGGGATAGCACCttcaaagagctggcacagacctcagggactgaatggcctcaatctatGCTGCATTCTATAAACACTGGGGAAGCCAGAAAGATCTAGAACTAACAAGAATGCAGTGGGGAAATTTTCCCAAAGTACAGCCAGGTATGCAAACCAGCCTGAATGACAAATGTTTAAACATGATACTCACAGTGATGACACGCAGGTGAGTGTCCTCTGGATCCAGTGGGTATGCACTGGTGCACTGGAGAAAGCAAAACTTATTATTGATGGGTTTGACAGTGTTGTAAACTTTTCTCATTGTTTCCATGCTCTGCATTCCACTGGAGATCACCATTGGACGACCTGCCGAAGGAGAAATAAATCAGTATGATTGGAAACTGAACAGTGACAATTCTGCAGAGTTGTTTTACCTTTCTTGGCAGCTTTTTCCAAATATGGAAAGTTATTGGTGTCCAAAGACCCAACTTTGAAGAAAGGCACATTCAATTCATGAAGAAATTCAACAGCCATCTGCAAAACAGAAGAACAACTCACCCAAACACTGCACAGATTTACATTAAGTGTTTGACTCTTTTCCATTTGAAGATTGCTACCTAACCAGATGTTCTGCTGTATCCTTTCCAGCTCTAATTCTCCTCACTTTCTTGCCCCTCCCTCAACAATCTTGATCTCAGTCTATGCCTACTGAGAAAATGCTCAAATGGCATTAACTTCAATGAAGCTTCAGTCATAAAAGTTAAAGGTATTGAGTTAGCCAGAAGGAAAGCAGTCATGGATGGCTGACTGACTAAAACAGGAACAGTAGATGCTTCTTATAGGTGTAACCATGCTCACTGCCCACTACCAGGTCCAAATCAATTTTACACAGCCTTCTGTTATATACTACTCCCAGTCTCAATACCCCCACAACAAGATGGGGCTCTTGAAACAAGTTTTGTTCCCACTAATATTTTTCTACAAATTACagccagaatgttgccagagacCCGCTCTGCTATACACAAGCTGCAACTGGTCTCCACCAGAATTGGAAACATGACAGCAGCAAGTCAGATTGGAGAAATACACCAGTCCTTTAACTTGGGACAGTGTTCATGATCAAGAACTGAAGCATTTGACAGTTCCTCTTCATATGTCCCAATTCCTTGGGTCAGAAGAGATCAGAACAGGGGCATAATTTTTAAAGTCCAGTTAGATTGTTCAGTGAAGTCACAAGATAGCTCTTCAGAAAATATGCTGaaaacctggaactctctcctAAGGAGAATGATTTTGGAGTCTtgttttttaaacaaacaaaagacAGATGGTAAATTTCTGTCGATTAAGGGTGCAGGTTATGGAGCAAGGTGGTAAGCTGAAGTGGAGGCACCAAAGCCATCCTGGGCTTAATATTCTACCAAAAACTGGGTAAGATACCTTGCGTTTGCGAACACATGTAGTCAGTATGCAATGGTTACAGCTGGACAGCAAAGAAATGGTTTGACCTTCAGGAACCTTTTTAGGCAGTTATTTAGATACCAGACTACAGTGAATAAAGATTTGCAATCATCTGAAATCTCCACCTCTACCAGAGCTTTAATAAAAATCTATTCATGTCAACAACTTTGCACAGTCATTATAGGGTATTTCAATCTCAGCAAAACAAGTTTGCAAAAGAAAACAACAGGATATACCTCATCCATTCCAGATGCTGTGAAAAAGATTCCAACTtcttctgcaaatttggagagCTCCTTATATTGCTCATGACTGAACTCCAGGTAGCGCTTGTGGTCTCCATATGTGGGTCCCCATGAATGCGGGGAATTGTAAGGCCTTTCTAACGCTTTTGTGTTAAACTTGTATTCCAATTCACTTTTTTGGAACTTTGCACAGTCTGCACCACATTCCTATGAAAAAAACCTCAAATGCAGCATAAATTTACAATTACTTATTCTTCACTTAATGATTAATGACACTGGTTATTAGAGAAGCCAAGTCCATTTACTAGAGACTGTAAATGAACCTACTAAACCTTGAAACCTTTTAGGAAAAAAGATCTACCACCtatttcttgatttttttccTGTATCAAAAAAAATTAGAACATTGTTTAAACTAAATCAACAGAACCAAACCTATCCAATAGGGAAGTGTTAAAATTCTACACGGAATGTGGGCGGTGCTGGTTAgagtagcatttattgcccatccctcactgCATGAGCAGAGGTGACTCCTGATTTACTGCAGTTCACTTGCTGTAAGGACAGTCATGatcctgttaaagagggagttccaggatttgacccagcaacattgaagaagcAGGGACATACATCCAGTTCAGAAcagggacagagatggaggggaacttgcaggtcatGGTGTCCCTACGTACCTACTGCCCTTGCTCGTCAGATGGTCATGGTTATGCATTCCAAAGGTTTAAAACAATTGTCTTGTGGGACATGCTGTCACGAGCATTTATTGTCGGTCTCTAGTGGTCCTCAAAAAGGTGAGCTATTTTCTTGGCTTGCTGCAGTACAACTTACCAAAGATAGACTTAGACATGGGAGTTCTCAAGGTGCTGCTGACAAAGCCTTTAaatgagttactgcagtgtatTTGTTGATGTTACACACTGCTGCACTATCCAATGCACTGGTGATTGGTGGGGTAACAAACAGACTGCTTGGTTCTAAGTGGTTAAGATTCTGAATGCTGTTGGAGCAGCACCTATCCAGCTAAGTGGATGGTATTGCAaaaactcctgacttgtgccttgtcgatggacCTGCGATAAGAGTGAGAAGGTAAGTGAACTTGCTATGCTGTCAGGGCCAATGTACTAACATTGCTGATCTATTTAAGTTtatggtcagtggtaacccccaggcCATTGAGCGTGGAATTCAGCAGCAAGATGTTGTCATTAATATCAAGAGACAGTGATTAGATTTGCTCTTGAGATTTGGAATCACTAGACCCAACACTaactcagatgttgccagacctgctgaattccaACGGCATCTGTTTTCTGTTAGATGCTCTTGTTTGAAATGGTTATTGTCTGGTACTTACATAGAACAAAAAAGTGTTTTgtcagttattagattagattacttacagtgtggaaacaggcccttcggcccaacaagtccacaccgacccgccgaagcgcaacccatccatacccctaacctaacactacgggcaatttagcatggccaattcacctgacctgcacatctttggactgtgggaggaaaccggagcacccggaggaaacccacgcagacacagggagaacgtgcaaactccacacagtcagtcgcctgaggcgggaattgaacccaggtccctggcgctgtgaggcagcagtgctgaccactgtgccaccgtgccacccctgtgccaccatgccaccccaacctGGATGTTGATGTCTTGCTGCATAAAGATGTCTATCAGCTTGTCTGGGAACACTTTGGTTCACCCTGTGTTTGTGTAAAATTCTCACTTgcactccacttgccacatttagTGACAAGGTACAGTATACAAGTCATTGTGGCAATTGTGATCCGTCCAAACAGACATCTGAAAACTAGTAACACCAGCAGAATCAGCCCATTAATACTTTGGCTTTGTCCCAATATCAATGCATCATTTAATCTTTCCTGACcaatttcagatttttgttttCTTACACCCAACTGAAAAGGCTTCACATTTAACATTTTCTGAAACTGTGATTTTGCTTTCTAGAACCTACCTGACCAGGCCACCTTCCCCATTTCAATTTAATTCtagatttccagcttctgcactCTGAACTACCATTCCAATATACCCCTCACTGGGCTGGTGGTCAGGTTAGGAATAAATCCCCTCAGAGGGTCAGgaggtggggttggagggtggtggtgggaaaGCTGGTCAGGTCACTGGGGCGTGGGGACAGCAGCTTCTGGAGGATCAGCCCAGGaacatggtttggagatgccggtgttggactggggtgtacaacacACAGAGTGGGCAGAGTTAAacaggattctggattagtgttgctggaggagcacagcagctcaggctgCAGCCAAGGCATAAGCCCCTCTGCCTGAGACAGCGATAgggttgctcctcggatgctgcatgacctgcatCCTCCAGCACCACCCCAACCCAGACTCCAACAGGAGGCTGCATCATGATGATGGAGtgtaccggggggggggggggggggggggggggggggggggggggggtgagggggggggtgaggggggggtgagggggggggtgagggggggggtgggggggggggtgggtgggggggggggggtgggggggggggggtggggggtgaggggtgggggggggtggtgggggggtgaggggtgaggggtgaggggtgaggggggggtggtggggggtgaggggtgagggggacaggagactctgggacacggggagcCCCTCTCCCCGGGAGGGTGGACCAGCTACAGGTTTTCATTGCTCTAGCACCGGGATCTTCCACCTACTCCACACCGGGCCATGACAATGAATGAGCCAGCGGCGGGGaggatgtggggagggggagggggtgtaccTCTCCCCCcggccccggccccggccccggGACGGTCCAGGCGCTACCTTGGCCATCCGGATCATCTGTTTGGCGATCTCCATACTGCCCTGGTGGTTCTGGCCGATCTCAGCGATGATGAAGCACGGCTGGTCTCCGCCGACCGCCCTCCGGGGACACAGCTCGAATTCCGCCGACATTCTCACAGCAACCGCGGGCCCACCACAAACCGACTGGCCGAACGACGCCGCGCTTGCGCCTTATCAACCAGGCCAGACCCAACCCCTTCTCCCGGacccgccccctccactcggacccgccccctccactcggacCCGCCCCATCCACCCGGacccgccccctccactcggacCCGCCCCCTCCTCCTGGACCCGCCCACTCCACTCGGACCCGCCCCCTCCGCTCAGGCCCGCTCCGTCCACTCGGACCCGCCCCCTCCTCCCGGGCCCGCCCTTCCGTATGGCCGCGCCCTTCCCGGGACGGCGGCCCCGCCCCTTCACTCCGTTACCCGGGTAACAGGAGAATCGCCAGCCCCGCCCCGCGCCGCCTCCCCAGGAGCTGCCTCAGGGACTGGTTTTTATTGGATAGACATGGATGGGGTTGGCGTGACAAGCATGAAGTGGCTCTTccttcactcccccacccccacaacccaccctacccccaccacaccccccacaccccaccacccacaccccaccacaaccccccacaccccaccctacccccaccacaccccccaccacaccccccacaccccaccctacccccatcacacaccctacccccaccacacccccccacaccccacccccccccccccacacaccccccccccacccccccccccccccccccccccacccccccccccccccccccccccccccccacacaccccccccccccacccccccccccacacccccacccccccccccccccaccacaccccccccccccccacaccccacccccccccacacccccccccccacccccccccacacccccccccccccaccacacccccccccacccccccccccccacccccccccccccccacccccccccccccacacccccacccaccccccccccccccaccccccccccacacccccccccccacaccccccccacccccccccccacaccccccccccccacccccccccccacaccccaccccccccccacaccccccccccccaccccccccccccacaccccccccccccaccccccccccccacccccccccccacaccccccccccccccccccacccccaccccccccacaccccccccaccccccccccccacaccccccccccccccccccacaccccccccccccccccacccccccccacacccccccccccccccaccccccccccccacaccccccccccccccccacaccccccccacaccccacccccccccccccccacacccccccccccccccacacccccccccccccccccccccccccccccccccacccacccccccccccccccccacaccccccccccccccccccccccccacaccccccccccccccccacacccccccccccccacccccccccccccaccccccccccccaccccccccccccccccacaccccccccccccccccacaccccccccccccacacccccacccccccccccccacccccccccccacacccccccccccccaccccccccccccccccccccacccccccccccccacaccccccccccccacccccccccacaccccccccccccccaccccccccacaccccccccccccacccccccccccacaccccccccccccccccccccccccccccaccccccccccccccccacacccccccccccccccccacccaccccccccccccccaccccccccccacacccccccccccccccccccccctaccccccccccccaccccccccccccccccacaccccccccccccccccccacaccccccccccccccccccccccccccacaccccccccccccccccacacccccccccccccccccccccccccccccccacacccccccccccccaccccccccccacacccccccccccccccccaccacccccccccccccccacccccccccccacacccccccacccaccccccccccccctcacaccccaccacacccctacacccccaccacacacccccaccagaCGCCACCACACCCCCAAACACACCCCACTCCACCctacccccaccacacccccaaacacaccccaccctacccccaccacactcccacacccccaccagaCCCCACCACATTCCTACAACCCCACACctcaccacacccccacaccccaccctacccccaccGCACCTCcaaacccacaccccacccccactccacccccaaacacaccccccacaccccaccctacccccaccgcaccccccacaccccacccccaaacacaccccaccccagcccaccatctccccactccacacccccacccccaccccacccccactctatccccccacccccccccactccaccccacctcaccccaacctAAACCCCCACCACCCATCCCTGCCCCCcactaccccaccccaccccaatccaccccaacccctccccacaccagccccacccacacaccctcaacccccacccccacccccacccctctgacacttctgtttatatatattttttatttttaaaacccccacactaccacctaactgcggtagtgcttattttttccccagcacccatggtgtgtgtgtgtctgtgcaggtgtgagacacaagatGCACgaatatttattcaatttccaccaccaggaagaaaggaaacacccgggtggccagtgacaagcagtgcccttcacatcaaagggtaatgctgtgtgatcaaacagtgaaggggagggcagggactaaatcaagatagagttggagggggaaataatgcactccactccctgcggcacccacctctccctgaacaactccagggtgttggtggacaccacctgctccttctccaaggacacctgggctctTGCATTGCCCTTAACtggctttgcatgtaaattaatcaATTTGAAAAACATGATCTACCAGTGATAGTTAAAAGATAGAACCGCTGTTCTGTTGTGTGTAAAAGCATGTTAAGATACAAAACAAAGAGCTGGATTCTTACAAAATAACTTAAAAGaaaatcccatctgcctgtttGTGATccgtatctctctattccctgcctctTCATGTTTCTGCTTAAATGCCTCTTATATTTTGCTTCTACCATCTCCCCGACAGCACGTTCCAGGTGCTTATCACTCTCTATGGAGAAACCTTTCCTCACACatttcctttgaacttttccccttTTACCTTCGATTTATGGTCCCTAGTATCTTATATTACCATACTGAGAAAATATGCcccgtgtatcccccttaaactttccacctctcaccttgaaagtgtgactcTCATTATTTattcctt from Hemiscyllium ocellatum isolate sHemOce1 chromosome 36, sHemOce1.pat.X.cur, whole genome shotgun sequence harbors:
- the nansa gene encoding N-acetylneuraminic acid synthase a isoform X2, with product MSAEFELCPRRAVGGDQPCFIIAEIGQNHQGSMEIAKQMIRMAKMAVEFLHELNVPFFKVGSLDTNNFPYLEKAAKKGRPMVISSGMQSMETMRKVYNTVKPINNKFCFLQCTSAYPLDPEDTHLRVITEYKKEFPDIPIGYSGHETGIAISIAAVAMGAKVLERHVTMDKTWKGNDHQASLEPCELQELVRSIRIVEKAFGSPLKRLLPCEMACHNKLGKSVVAKVTIPAGTKLTLDMMTVKVAEPKGIEPDDIYKLVGKQVNTQINIDETITCDMIANYNKKC
- the nansa gene encoding N-acetylneuraminic acid synthase a isoform X1, translating into MSAEFELCPRRAVGGDQPCFIIAEIGQNHQGSMEIAKQMIRMAKECGADCAKFQKSELEYKFNTKALERPYNSPHSWGPTYGDHKRYLEFSHEQYKELSKFAEEVGIFFTASGMDEMAVEFLHELNVPFFKVGSLDTNNFPYLEKAAKKGRPMVISSGMQSMETMRKVYNTVKPINNKFCFLQCTSAYPLDPEDTHLRVITEYKKEFPDIPIGYSGHETGIAISIAAVAMGAKVLERHVTMDKTWKGNDHQASLEPCELQELVRSIRIVEKAFGSPLKRLLPCEMACHNKLGKSVVAKVTIPAGTKLTLDMMTVKVAEPKGIEPDDIYKLVGKQVNTQINIDETITCDMIANYNKKC